The genomic window TCCGCGCGGTCGAGGGGACGCGCGCGATCATTCTCGATACGCGCAAGACCGCGCCCGGGCTCCGTCCGCTCGACCGGCTCGCGGTGCGGCTCGGCGGCGGGACCAACCACCGCTTCGGCCTGTTCGACATGGCGCTCATCAAGGAGAATCACATCACCGCCGCCGGCGGCGTTGCTTCGGCGGTGCGCCGCGTCCGGGCCAATGCGCCCGCGGGCGTCCCGATCGAGGTGGAAGTGCGCTCCCTGGACGAGCTGCGCGAAGCCCTCAACCTGGCCCCCGACCGGATCCTGCTGGACAACATGGACGCGGTCGAGATGCGCGAGGCGGTGCGGATCGCGGACGGCCGGGTGCCGCTGGAAGCCTCTGGGGGTGTGCGCCTCGAGACGGTCGCCGAGATCGCGCGGACCGGCGTGAACTACATCTCGGTCGGAGCGCTCACGCATTCCGTGCGCGCGCTCGACATCAGCCTGGAACTCGAAACAGTCTCGGCGTAACCTGCGCCGGCAAGGTAGGATCGGACGATGCCCGCGACCCTGCTGTACGAACGATTGAAGGACCGGCTCCACGACGTGGTGCCGGACGCGGAGCTCCGCTACAAGGCGGACCTCGCGGACGAGATCAACCGGCTGAAGGCCGAGCGTGACGCCGTCATCCTCGGCCACAATTATATGGAGCCGGCGCTCTACTACTCGATCGCCGATTACACCGGCGATTCGCTCGAGCTGTCCCGGCGCGCCGCCCGGACCGACAAGCCGGTGATCGTGTTTTGCGGCGTGCGCTTCATGGCGGAGACCGCGAAGATCCTCAACCCCACGAAGACGGTCCTCATCCCGTCCGAGCGCGCGGGATGCTCGCTCGCCGCCAGTATTACCGCCTCCGACGTGCGGCGGCTCCGGGAGCGCTTCCCCGGCGTCCCGATCGTCGCGTACGTCAACACCTACGCCGACGTCAAGGCCGAGGTCGACGTCTGCTGCACGTCGAGCAACGCGGTCGCGGTGGTCAACTCCCTCGGCAGCGGCACCGTGATCTTTCTGCCCGACGAATACCTCGCCCGGAACGTCGCGCGCGAGACCGGCCGACGCATCATCATCGCCCGGCCCGGCGGCGCCGCCGTTGCGGTGCCGGGAGACGAGGCCGAGCCGGAGGACGCCGGCCCGGACGCGGCCGCGAACGCGCCGCTCATCGGCTGGGGCGGTCGATGCGAGGTGCACGAGAAGTTCACGGTCGGCGATATCCTGGATGTCCGCCGTCAGTTTCCCGATGCGGTCGTGCTGGCCCACCCCGAGTGCAGCCCCGAGGTCGTGGCCGCGTCCGATTTCTCCGGCAGCACGACCGCCCTGGTCCGGTACGTGGAGCAGTCGCCGGCGCGGCGCTACCTGCTGCTGACCGAATGCGCGATGGGCGACAACGTAGCCGCCGCCAACCCGGACAAGGAAATGCTGCGCCTCTGCAGCGTCCGCTGCCCGCATATGAATCAGATCACGCTCGAGGACACGCTGGAGGCGCTGCGGCAGATGCGCTACGTCGTCGACGTGCCGGAGGAGATTCGCGTGCGCGCCGCGCGTGCCGTCGAGCGGATGGTGGCGATCGGCTGACTGCGGCGGCGAAACGCCGGAAGCGCTCCGGGCCGCCCGCCGCCGTGAACCTGATGCGGCGGGACGCGCGCGGCGGAACGCCCAATCCCCGCCGCGAGGCCCGGCACGTCCGCGAGCTCCGAGTGCTGGCGTCCATCGCGGAAGCCCTCAACAGCGCCCCGGACGTGGAGCGCGCCCTCGCGCGCACGCTCGCGCTGGTGGCCGATCTCCTCGGCCTGCGCACCGGGTGGGTGTGGCTCATCGATCCTGAGTCGGGCCGCTGGTACAACGCCGCGGCGCAGCACCTGCCGCCCTACCTCCGCGAGCCGGTCAGGATGGCCGGACGGTCGTGCTGGTGCATCGAGAGCTTCCGCGACGGCGAGCTGACCCCGAAGAACATCGACGTCATCGAGTGCAGCCGGCTGCGTCCGGCGGTGAAGCGGCACGCCACCGATCTCACGCGCGGCCTCGCCTACCACGCCAGCATCCCGCTGTATTTTCAAGACACGCCGCTCGGCATTATGAACGTGACCGGGCCGGCGTGGCGCCGGCTCACGGCCGAGGAGCTGCGCCTGTTGTCGACGATCGCGTATCAGGTCGGCATTGCGATCGAGCGCGCCCGTCTCGCGGAGCAGGGCGCCCGCCTCGCCCGCGCCGAGGAGCGGACGCGGATCGCCCGCGAAATCCACGACACGCTCGCCCAGTCGCTCACCGCGATCGCGCTGCAGCTCGAGGGCGCCGCACGCGCGGTGGACGCGAATCCCGAACGGGCAAAGGCCCGCGTCGGCCGCGCGCTCGACGTGGCGCGGTCCGGGCTGGAAGAAGCGCGCCGCTCGGTGCTCAATCTCCGCGCCGTCCCCGGCGGCGGCACGCCGCTGCCCGAGGCCCTCGCCGTGCTCGGCCGGACGCTGACCGCGGAAACCGGCGTACGCGTCCACGTGCGGACGACCGGCGCCCGTCCGGTGCCCCAGCGGCTCGAGCCGGAGCTGTTCCGGATCGCGCAGGAAGCCCTCACCAACGTCGGGCGGCACGCGCACGCGACCGAGGTGGAGGTCACCCTGTCCAGCACGCCGCGGGGGATCCGCCTGTCGATCAGCGACAACGGCAAAGGCTTTGCGCCGCGCGCCGTTCCGGAGGGACGGCTGGGTCTCGTCGGGATGCGCGAACGGGCGGAGTTACTCGGCGGGCGGCTTCACGTCGCGAGCGCGGCGCGCCGCGGCGCCACGGTCACGGTCTCGGTGCCGGGGACCGGCCGCGGAGTCGGCCGGCGAAGTTGATGAGCCGGTCGTCGGGCACTATCCGCGTGCTCATCGTCGACGACCACCCGGTCGTGCGCGAAGGGCTCGTCGCCGCGCTCGAGGACGAATCGGACTTTCGCATCGCCGGCGCCGCCGCCTCGGCCGAAGAGGCCTTGAAGTTGGTCGCCACAGCCCGTCCGGACGTCATTCTGCTCGACCTCGAACTGCCGGGCCTCAGCGGTCTCGAAACGATCCCGCGACTGTCCGCGGCGCTCCCCGCAGCCGGCATCATCATCTTCACCGCGTACGACACGGACGAACGCGTACTCGGCGCCGTGCGGGCCGGCGCGCGCGGCTATGTGCTGAAGGGGGCGTCCGTCGACGAGATCGCGCGCGCGATTCGCGCCGTGCACGGCGGCGGGTCCTACCTCGCCTCGCCCGTCGCCGCGAAGATCCTCCGCCAGATGCGGTCGCCGCGCCGCGCGAGCATGACGCTCAGCGATCGCCAGCGCACCGTGCTCCGCGAGGTCGCCGCCGGGCGATCGACCAAGCAGATCGCCCGGGTGCTCGGGATCACAGAGCGTACCGTCAAGTTTCACGTCGCGTCCATCATGAACAAACTGGGTGCCGACAACCGCGCGCAGGCCGTCGCCGAAGCCGCCAAACGCGGTCTCCTCGACCGCGGCTGACGCCCGCGCGGGCCCGGCCGCTTCGGCCGCATCTCCTCTCCCGCCACACGAGTTCGGCCGCCTGTCCGGCCGGACAGGCGGCGCGCTGTTCCAACAGACAGGCCTTCCGCTGCGCCTCCGCGCGGTCTTCGCGTGCCATCCCACGCGCACACTGGTGGCACGGAACGAACCTTGATCGCGGAGGCAGTGCCCATGAAGATCGCCACATCAGTGGTGTTGATTACCGGCGCGTCGCGCGGCCTCGGGCGGGAGCTTGCCCGCCTCTTCGCCGAGCGCGGCGCGCGTCTCATCCTGACGGCCCGCGGCGCGAAGGCGCTCGAGGAAACGGCGGCGATGCTGCGCGGTCTCGTTGGACCGGACGGACGTCCGCCGGACGTCCTGGCCATCCCCGGCGACGTCGGCGATGCCGACCACGCGGAACGGCTGGTGTGGCTCGGGCTCAGGCGCTTCGGGCGCATCGACGTGCTCATCAACAACGCGTCGACCCTCGGCGCGAGCCCGATGCCGCGGCTCGACGCGCTCGACCCGCGGACCTTCGAAGAAACCGTCCGGACCAATGTGACGGCGCCGCTGCGCCTCATGCAGCTGGTGCTCCCGCGGATGAAGGCGCAGGGGAGCGGCGTGATCATCAACGTCACGTCGGATGCGGCGGTGGAAGCCTATCCGGGCTGGGGCGGGTACGGCGCGAGCAAGGCGGCGCTCGAGCACCTGACCCGCATTCTGGCCGCCGAGCTCGACGGCACGGGCGTGCGCGCGTACCTCGTCGATCCCGGTGAGATGAACACGCGCATGCATCAAGACGCCGAGCCGGGCGTGGACCTCTCGCACCTGCCGCCGCCGGAGGCGTCGGCGCCGGCATTTGTTCGTCTGGTCGAGGACGAACCCGCGGCCTTCGGCCGCTTTGCGGCGCAGCAAATGGCCCCTCTCGCGGAGGCGATCTTATGACGCCGGTCGCGGAGATGCCGGTCCGCGGAGCGGTCGGGACGGCCTCCGGCCTCCCGGTGTTCACGCTGCCGCCCGAACTGGAAGCGCACGAGCCGCCCGAAGCGCGCGGGGTGCGGCGCGACGGGGTGCACCTCCTCGTCTCGCATCGCGACGGCGGCCGGATCAGTCATCGCCGGTTCACAGATCTGCCGGACGTGCTCGGGGCGGGCGATCTTCTGGTCGTGAACGATTCGGCGACGATTCCGGCTGCGCTCACCGCCTATCGTGCCGGCGGTGCTGCCATCGCCCTGCATTTGTCGACCGCCCTGACCGCGTCACTCTGGATCGTCGAGCCGCGGCAGACCCGAGTCGCGGCGGGCGAGGTCCTTACGCTTCCGGCCGACGGCGCGGCGCAGATCCTCGCGCCCTATCCGGGGTCGGAGCGCCTATGGATCGCGCAGCTGCGCCTGCCCGAACCGCCGCTTGCCTATCTCGGGCATGCCGGGCGGCCGATCGCCTACCCGTACGTCCGCGGCGAATGGCCGCTTGCGATATACCAGACCGTCTACGCGCGCGAGCCGGGGTCGGCTGAGATGCCGTCGGCCGGACGCGCCTTCACGCCGGCGGTCCTGGCCCACGCGGCGGCGCGCGGCATCGGGCTGGCGCGCATCACGCTCCACACGGGCGTGGCAAGC from bacterium includes these protein-coding regions:
- a CDS encoding SDR family oxidoreductase: MKIATSVVLITGASRGLGRELARLFAERGARLILTARGAKALEETAAMLRGLVGPDGRPPDVLAIPGDVGDADHAERLVWLGLRRFGRIDVLINNASTLGASPMPRLDALDPRTFEETVRTNVTAPLRLMQLVLPRMKAQGSGVIINVTSDAAVEAYPGWGGYGASKAALEHLTRILAAELDGTGVRAYLVDPGEMNTRMHQDAEPGVDLSHLPPPEASAPAFVRLVEDEPAAFGRFAAQQMAPLAEAIL
- the nadC gene encoding carboxylating nicotinate-nucleotide diphosphorylase; translated protein: MAHSTADTTAGADDILAGGGSAGTEEVASIVRCALAEDLGRGDVTTDSIVPAGALAHGQFIAKAAGVIAGWDAVAAVFAACDRRAAVQPIVHDGRDVRAGTLIGTVDGPARALLSGERVALNFLQRMSGIATMTRAFVRAVEGTRAIILDTRKTAPGLRPLDRLAVRLGGGTNHRFGLFDMALIKENHITAAGGVASAVRRVRANAPAGVPIEVEVRSLDELREALNLAPDRILLDNMDAVEMREAVRIADGRVPLEASGGVRLETVAEIARTGVNYISVGALTHSVRALDISLELETVSA
- a CDS encoding S-adenosylmethionine:tRNA ribosyltransferase-isomerase, which codes for MTPVAEMPVRGAVGTASGLPVFTLPPELEAHEPPEARGVRRDGVHLLVSHRDGGRISHRRFTDLPDVLGAGDLLVVNDSATIPAALTAYRAGGAAIALHLSTALTASLWIVEPRQTRVAAGEVLTLPADGAAQILAPYPGSERLWIAQLRLPEPPLAYLGHAGRPIAYPYVRGEWPLAIYQTVYAREPGSAEMPSAGRAFTPAVLAHAAARGIGLARITLHTGVASLERDEPPIEEWYRVPAETAAAIESARAAGGRVIAVGTTVVRALESAADPRGRVMPSQGWTNLIITPSRTIGTVDGLLTGFHEPRASHLAMLAAFAGQEHLALAYRAALDAGYLWHEFGDLHLIL
- the nadA gene encoding quinolinate synthase NadA translates to MPATLLYERLKDRLHDVVPDAELRYKADLADEINRLKAERDAVILGHNYMEPALYYSIADYTGDSLELSRRAARTDKPVIVFCGVRFMAETAKILNPTKTVLIPSERAGCSLAASITASDVRRLRERFPGVPIVAYVNTYADVKAEVDVCCTSSNAVAVVNSLGSGTVIFLPDEYLARNVARETGRRIIIARPGGAAVAVPGDEAEPEDAGPDAAANAPLIGWGGRCEVHEKFTVGDILDVRRQFPDAVVLAHPECSPEVVAASDFSGSTTALVRYVEQSPARRYLLLTECAMGDNVAAANPDKEMLRLCSVRCPHMNQITLEDTLEALRQMRYVVDVPEEIRVRAARAVERMVAIG
- a CDS encoding response regulator transcription factor, whose translation is MSRSSGTIRVLIVDDHPVVREGLVAALEDESDFRIAGAAASAEEALKLVATARPDVILLDLELPGLSGLETIPRLSAALPAAGIIIFTAYDTDERVLGAVRAGARGYVLKGASVDEIARAIRAVHGGGSYLASPVAAKILRQMRSPRRASMTLSDRQRTVLREVAAGRSTKQIARVLGITERTVKFHVASIMNKLGADNRAQAVAEAAKRGLLDRG
- a CDS encoding GAF domain-containing sensor histidine kinase, yielding MRRDARGGTPNPRREARHVRELRVLASIAEALNSAPDVERALARTLALVADLLGLRTGWVWLIDPESGRWYNAAAQHLPPYLREPVRMAGRSCWCIESFRDGELTPKNIDVIECSRLRPAVKRHATDLTRGLAYHASIPLYFQDTPLGIMNVTGPAWRRLTAEELRLLSTIAYQVGIAIERARLAEQGARLARAEERTRIAREIHDTLAQSLTAIALQLEGAARAVDANPERAKARVGRALDVARSGLEEARRSVLNLRAVPGGGTPLPEALAVLGRTLTAETGVRVHVRTTGARPVPQRLEPELFRIAQEALTNVGRHAHATEVEVTLSSTPRGIRLSISDNGKGFAPRAVPEGRLGLVGMRERAELLGGRLHVASAARRGATVTVSVPGTGRGVGRRS